The Chanos chanos chromosome 9, fChaCha1.1, whole genome shotgun sequence genome includes the window AAACTAACCAGATTTCATTTTAAGTGTTGTGTGCAGTTACGTTTGTCTTATGACACATAAGCTGCTCCTGCCTATAACATATGATGAGCTTATGCAAAACTGTAATTGGATTTGAGGAGCATGTCGCCACCTACTGGTGAGTAAATGAATCACGCATACTGTGGATGTCTGTGCAAGGGAGGAAAACAGCATTGAGGTGATATACTTCTACTGTTAGTACACATTGGTCTAAAACCCATaagaagtgagtgtgtgtgtgtgtgtgtgtgtgtgtaaaactcacCCTGGTGGCCCTTCCAGTAGATGTccagcctgaaacacacacacacagcgtttcTCCTGTTTGTTGCTGAAGACAACGTACTCAAACCCCGCGCCCTGCTCCTCGATGTTCCTCGTAAAGAGACGAGCTTTCGCCTGCAGCACTTTACTCAAGCAACGaccccctgacacacacacatacacatacatatatacacaggcaaacatacatacacacagacacacacacacacacacacacagtgagagagagagagagagagagagagagagagatttttaaatTTGCAAAGCACACTTGTTCACTTCAGGCAAATGAAAGGAAGAGGGCGTGTATTGTGTATACAcgagagacagaacaagagcttattttaaattattcataaagGCCACAGCAATGCTTAATCAGTCAGTTCACTTCAACTGAGAAACATTCTGCTCCCTCCAGCCCACCCCTAACCCTCAGTCATcctaaacaaacactgtttggGCTATAAACACATGGACATCGTATTTTAGAGCCAGGCAAGGGGAGAGGATGACAGCAGTCACTCACCTGTGGCATATTTGATTGTGCGGTTGTAGCTAGGTAACCTCCTCCACGGGCCTTTTCGCTTCCCTCCTCCCTCTACCTCCACTTCACACAGCGCGTTATAATGGTCGTATAATCTCTTCATCTCCTCGCTCCAAGACGCGTTGGGTAAACTATAGTCTCGGGGTTGAGTAGAGAATGGCCATGGTGACATCTGCTGGTCAAAAAGAAGTACTACATATATAATTCATGACCTATGTACTCCATAGTTGACTAAAGGATAACATCTACTGATAGTATGACTCCTATAATAAAGAAACAACATTCCCAGCAAGACAAATTCAAGAAATTTCAAATATGACATGACTGTAGCCGGGTTTATGCGTTACTTAACGACTGAACCGCATAGCTGTTTACGGTCAACTTCTAAAAACAAGTAAGTAATCAATactaataataaatgaatagcAGAACGAGCCCACAGGTTACACAAAATCCAAATAATTTCACACAAGTTGCTCTAACAATAACTGACTTTACCGTCAAAGGACGAATGGTCTGGAATGGAGAACCCGTGTCCCATTGAGTCCCTGTGGAAAGCAGTGGCCGAATCGTGATGCCGTTCCGTCCGGTCGAGAATTTCTGACCTGTGATTTGTCCAAGACCTTTCACCAACTGAAAGCCGCGCCGCAGCATGATGACAATGTATTTTTATCCGTGGTAACAATATACTTAAACCCGCTGCCTACTTTTGTGAACTCCTTGTCATACAGTAGCATATACAGTAGCGTAAATATTGCAATACCATACGATAAAATACGACAAAATAGGTCGAAGACAGTGAAACCGGTTGAGCCCGCGGGTGTTTTGGATGGATGTCAAACCCCcaacaaatatttatattttagcGGTTACGACAAGTTACCAAAATACTATGATGCAATAGGTTGACAGCAGCATGCTAACTGCTACAGCTTTCACACTGAATTACTGACAAAACTAGTCTTTTTTTAAGGTTAAAAGCGAGCGACCATCCGACTCAATATTGAAAAGCGAACATTTGcgaaaaaaatacaatttaggTGTGGTGTTCTAACCACAGGAATTTGCCGGTCTATCTGATGACTTTGAAAGCCGCGGATGACATCAAAGAAACCGTACTTTATGTATGGGAATCGCCAACACGAGTCCTTTTAACCATGTGACCGGAATGCTTCACTCTTATTGGCGTTTTACTGAAACGTTATATCCGGTTGGAGTCGCAGGATATTGCTATGGTAACACGTC containing:
- the them4 gene encoding acyl-coenzyme A thioesterase THEM4, producing MLRRGFQLVKGLGQITGQKFSTGRNGITIRPLLSTGTQWDTGSPFQTIRPLTMSPWPFSTQPRDYSLPNASWSEEMKRLYDHYNALCEVEVEGGGKRKGPWRRLPSYNRTIKYATGGRCLSKVLQAKARLFTRNIEEQGAGFEYVVFSNKQEKRCVCVFQAGHLLEGPPGHVHGGAIATIIDSVTGTLASYLSGPVMTANLSINYRSPIPLGSVVLVHSSLERTEGRKTFVTCQVTSADGSKLHTEATGLFVSINVGHLFGA